A region from the Desulfoglaeba alkanexedens ALDC genome encodes:
- a CDS encoding AMP-binding protein — translation MTLQSYFKEIMNINRMEDNEQKAEASRSLFTKLNHAPMPDRFNWSEEIFEGIHVKERGGQAALLWVNIDTGEERRYTYSEFADKGNQLLNFLRKHGIRKGGSVYMMIPAFPEIWFGSFATIKGGMVSVPTAMTMTVRELEYRFKTFAPQAVLADKDSAPLIDEALNNVGATPKVKIIIGEREGWKSYNEVEKESKTAEAEKTKPGDITLCFFTSGTTGMAKRVAHTAVSYPVGHLSTANIIGIKPGDIHNNLSQPGWAKWAWSCLFAPLDVGATTAGFYYPARLDVEKYLGALDRYKVNTFCAPPTAWRAFILADLGKFKFEALRESVSAGEPLNPEIIHTWQRFTGTQIRDYYGQTESTGMIGNPPWNKGKIVPGSFGQPHFLYDIALVDDEGQEITKPDEVGHIAVRLDRWRAIGLFTEYMESPELMKGAFRGNYYYTGDRASFNDKGYWWFVGRADDVIKSSDYRVGPFEVESALLEHAAVAEAAVVGSPDPKRWQLVKAFVILKPGYEPSPDLACDIFKHCMKVLAKFKIPRIIEFVPEVPKTLSGKIRRVELRQNEITKKEKGERGQHEYFFQDFPQLKS, via the coding sequence ATGACACTACAGAGCTATTTCAAGGAGATTATGAACATCAACCGGATGGAGGACAATGAGCAGAAGGCCGAGGCTTCGAGGTCCCTTTTTACGAAGTTGAACCATGCGCCGATGCCCGACCGATTCAACTGGTCGGAGGAAATATTTGAAGGCATCCACGTCAAAGAGCGGGGCGGACAAGCGGCCCTGCTTTGGGTCAACATCGATACCGGTGAAGAGCGTCGCTACACCTACTCGGAGTTTGCCGACAAGGGCAACCAGCTTTTGAATTTCTTGAGAAAACATGGAATCCGCAAGGGCGGGAGCGTCTACATGATGATTCCGGCCTTCCCCGAGATATGGTTTGGAAGCTTTGCAACGATAAAGGGCGGGATGGTGTCGGTCCCGACAGCCATGACCATGACGGTCAGAGAGCTCGAGTACCGCTTCAAGACCTTCGCCCCCCAGGCCGTTCTTGCTGACAAGGATTCGGCACCCCTTATCGATGAGGCTCTGAACAACGTGGGCGCCACTCCCAAGGTCAAGATCATCATCGGGGAGCGCGAAGGGTGGAAGAGCTACAACGAAGTGGAAAAAGAGAGCAAGACCGCCGAGGCCGAGAAGACGAAGCCCGGGGACATCACTCTCTGCTTCTTCACTTCCGGGACCACCGGCATGGCCAAGAGGGTGGCCCATACGGCTGTATCCTACCCCGTGGGCCATCTTTCTACGGCCAACATCATCGGCATCAAGCCGGGGGATATCCACAACAATCTCAGCCAGCCAGGGTGGGCCAAGTGGGCCTGGAGCTGTCTCTTTGCACCGTTAGATGTCGGGGCAACCACGGCGGGCTTCTACTACCCTGCCAGGCTCGATGTCGAGAAGTACCTTGGCGCCCTTGACCGCTATAAGGTGAACACCTTCTGCGCGCCGCCCACGGCCTGGAGGGCGTTCATACTGGCCGACCTTGGTAAGTTCAAGTTCGAAGCCCTGAGGGAATCGGTGAGTGCGGGCGAGCCGCTCAACCCGGAAATCATCCACACCTGGCAGCGATTCACCGGAACCCAAATCCGGGACTACTACGGCCAGACCGAATCCACGGGCATGATCGGCAACCCCCCTTGGAACAAGGGCAAGATCGTTCCGGGCTCCTTCGGACAGCCGCACTTCCTCTACGATATCGCCCTGGTGGATGATGAGGGGCAGGAAATCACCAAACCCGACGAGGTGGGCCACATCGCTGTAAGGCTCGATCGCTGGAGAGCCATAGGCCTCTTTACCGAGTATATGGAGAGTCCCGAGCTGATGAAGGGGGCTTTCCGCGGCAACTACTATTACACGGGAGACCGGGCGTCCTTCAACGACAAGGGCTACTGGTGGTTCGTGGGGCGTGCCGACGACGTCATCAAGTCCTCCGACTACCGGGTCGGTCCCTTCGAAGTCGAGAGCGCCCTGCTGGAGCACGCCGCGGTGGCCGAAGCCGCCGTCGTCGGCAGCCCCGATCCCAAGAGATGGCAGCTGGTCAAGGCCTTCGTCATCCTTAAGCCCGGCTATGAGCCTTCTCCCGACCTCGCTTGTGACATTTTCAAACACTGCATGAAAGTCCTTGCCAAGTTCAAGATCCCGCGCATCATCGAATTCGTGCCCGAGGTGCCCAAGACCCTAAGCGGTAAGATCCGCCGTGTCGAGCTCAGGCAAAATGAGATCACGAAAAAGGAGAAGGGCGAAAGGGGACAGCACGAGTACTTCTTCCAGGACTTCCCGCAGCTCAAGTCCTAG
- a CDS encoding acyl-CoA dehydrogenase family protein, which translates to MDFELPEELRILRQEVRKFALRELAPIAQECDREERYPREVWKKACEQGLVGPWIPEAYGGPGVGFLANAIIAEEMCRIDMGLALCIGAATFGSENILLYGSEEQKQTYLPRLVNGEIIFAGAYTEPNAGTDVAGIKTRAVRDGDHFVLNGSKMFITNGTICDYMVVFCVTNPDAPRHERFSLLIVDAGTPGITRTKIKGKMGIRASDTAELAFEDVRVPVGNVVGKQGRGFYQLMDFFNTTRTMVAAQGVGLAQGALDKAVQYVQERHAFGQPLAGFQAVQTQLAEMATRIELTRHLTYKAAWQVDLGKIDPKLSAMAKYYSGEMAVWVVDKAVQLHGGYGYIDEYDVQRFYRDAKILEIYEGTKEAEKLTIAKGLFKEYARQT; encoded by the coding sequence ATGGATTTTGAGCTTCCCGAGGAATTGCGTATTCTGAGACAAGAAGTGCGTAAGTTCGCGCTGCGTGAGTTGGCCCCCATAGCCCAGGAATGTGACAGAGAAGAGCGTTATCCCAGGGAAGTATGGAAGAAGGCCTGTGAACAGGGCCTGGTAGGACCATGGATTCCCGAAGCGTATGGCGGCCCTGGAGTAGGTTTCCTCGCCAACGCCATCATAGCGGAGGAAATGTGCCGGATCGATATGGGTCTGGCTCTGTGCATCGGGGCCGCTACATTCGGCTCAGAGAATATTTTGCTTTATGGGTCCGAAGAGCAAAAGCAAACATATCTGCCACGTCTGGTGAATGGGGAAATTATATTCGCCGGTGCTTATACGGAGCCCAATGCAGGTACCGATGTGGCCGGCATCAAAACCAGAGCGGTGCGAGATGGTGATCATTTTGTGCTCAATGGCAGCAAAATGTTCATCACCAATGGAACCATCTGCGACTATATGGTTGTTTTTTGTGTAACCAATCCTGACGCGCCTCGGCACGAACGATTCAGCCTGCTTATTGTGGATGCCGGTACTCCTGGTATAACGCGTACCAAAATCAAGGGTAAGATGGGAATACGGGCGAGCGACACGGCGGAATTGGCCTTCGAGGATGTGCGGGTCCCGGTGGGAAACGTTGTTGGAAAACAAGGCAGGGGCTTTTATCAGCTCATGGATTTTTTCAATACCACCCGCACCATGGTGGCGGCCCAGGGCGTAGGGCTGGCCCAAGGAGCGTTGGACAAGGCAGTTCAGTATGTTCAGGAGCGCCATGCGTTCGGACAACCTCTTGCCGGCTTTCAGGCGGTACAGACACAGTTGGCTGAGATGGCCACGCGCATTGAGCTGACGAGGCACCTCACCTATAAAGCCGCATGGCAGGTAGACCTTGGCAAAATCGATCCGAAACTAAGCGCTATGGCGAAATATTATTCAGGAGAAATGGCCGTTTGGGTTGTCGACAAGGCGGTTCAGCTCCACGGGGGCTATGGCTATATAGACGAGTATGATGTACAGCGGTTTTACCGAGATGCCAAGATACTTGAGATCTACGAAGGGACTAAGGAAGCAGAGAAATTGACCATCGCCAAGGGACTGTTCAAAGAGTACGCCAGGCAGACTTGA